atgattaacaattagttctgtattaacaacgatcaattcaagGATGAACCAGTATATCGTGGAACTCGAGGTAGgcttggcttgtcatcaaaagaggtgggaatagtctaactcttttgaaaccattgttatttcttttacaaaagtttatgtttaacaaactcatactTTGTCTGTTTTTGCATTACATactttgtttagtttgtattatgattgtgttgttgattctttgaatctttccatgaattgaaaaGGACTTGTAATGCTTGTCACTATGAAttgtatgggaaataagaatttccacgtgtggtatatatgatacgctccttcatttatatctacatgaattcaacttttatgcttattaggtgtggaaaaaTCCGGCATAttaatatagctatgtaggtgtggaaaaacccggcatcactaatatatattgtttgacgaaggagtttgtccatatacatgtttgtgcatttccagtgacctagtcactttgatgtttgggaaaacatgaattgttttccaaatcttgctcatgatttctttaaagttaaatgttattcctgctgggcaccccttttagggatgatgtactcacccattcccactttcagtttcagagacaaatcagagttgcgcagcggaagcttcgcggagttgactccgttaattagttaacttctgctatgtttattatgatatttattctatttgcaaaccaaatgattattgtgtatgtatcatttgagaggaattcTTGTATATATTTCAGATAGGggttagtttttgggttaagttttgtagtagttttcttaattgaatgtttaagtaaatgatttagattcgtagtgcctctttatttagttaatctcttggattagtcagccgctagctttgggggcgctgcATAATCTACCTGCCATTAGTTTAGAAATAATTTTGTAGGTAGTATTGGCTAGGGCTATATGCCCGAACTCTGCCAGAGTAGTAGGATTCAGGGTTTTTGGAATAAGGGAAATGAATGAAGCATTCATTTCCTTTGAAAGATTTCCAGTTCTGAAGAATGTTTGAACCATGATTATTAAGTCAGGCCCAATGCTTTCCCAATTTTGTTGGAAAAAATTAGGCGGAAAACCATCCGGGCCAGGGCTTTTATCTGGATCCATGGAAAAAAGAGTTTTTTTTACTTCAACTTCAGTTGGAATACTACACAACGTCTCATTATCCAACCGATTTATACAAGTAGGAATCAAATTTATCATATCACAGTCTATGTCAGGGTTCACTGTCGTTGCGATTTTTTGGAAGTGTTCTATTATGCAATCGGAGGTTTCTGTTCTAGTAGTTAGCCAACCATTCTTATCATTATGAAGGGTTTCTATTCTGTTTTTATGAAAGCGTTTTTTAGCTTTATTATGAAAATACTTTGTGTTTCTGTCACCTAGAGAAATATCGTGATCCCTACTTTTGTCCTTCCAGAACTTTTCTTTTATTACGTACCAAGTAGCGAGCTACTTCTTAAGTTCTAGAATTTCAGTAGTCTTGTTCGGATAATTTAcccttttatttgttttttcaagttttatttttattttttctatatTGTTCTGGATGTTTCCAAAACAATTTCTATTCCATAATCTAAGAATGTGTTTTACAGAAGATAGTTTCTTGTTTATAGTGTAGCTTAGGGAACCTTGGACATGGGAAGCCCAACTTTCCTGGATTATTGGCTTATagtctttatattttatccattATCCAAAATACTTAAACGGCTTAGCTCCATCATTCCAGTGGTTGTAGGTATTCAGGATAATTGGTACGTGATCAGAAGCTAGAGGGCCTAGGTGATTTAAGTTAGAATTAGGGAATTTCATGTTCCATTTTGAGTTTACTAAAGCTCTGTCCAGGCGTTGTTCGATATTATCAATGTTGCTCTATGATTATTTCACGTAAAGGTATATCCTGTGAATCCTAAATCCATAAGGTCACATTTGTTTATAAGATCATTGAATTTTCTTGCTTCGTTTTTCTTAAACAAAAATCTGCTTTTCTTTTCCTCTCCATGTAAAACCACGTTTAAGTCTCCTATGATTATCCATTGTTTTCGCCATATCTTTTATGATTTTCCAAGACtttaatttcagtttttttgTATGGGCTACCATAAAAGCAAGTGAGAATCCAACTACTATCATTTAAATAGCCTGTGATTGTTGCATTTATGTGGTTATGGGAAAAATCATTTATCTGAATGTTTACATTGTTCTTCCAGATTAAGCAGAGACCACCAGCAATCCCTCGGTGGCACTAAGTGATAGTTATAAACATTTACTTGTCTAAGGATGATATGCATTTCCAGATCTGTTGCTTAGTTTTCGATAGGAATAAAACGTCCGGGTTTTCTTTGTTTAAAGTATCTAGTAAGCTATTCCTAGTATCTAGTTTTCCTAATCCCTGACAGTTCCACGATATTATACTAATAAATTGCAGAAAGTATGAAATCACAAGGTAAAATTTAAATAacacaaaattcatgtaatttccACGATGTAATCCTGAAAAGTTTTCATGCTTTGTGTTGTGTTGGTAACTAATCATGAATAGGTAGCAGAATAAATAAGATTCAGTTTTGAGATTAATCTTAGAGTTTGAGTTTTTACTTACCTCTTCAGCAGTTGAGAGAGAAGGATGTTATGATTCCAAATATTGTTTTTGCCACAGAAGTGTTTCCAGTTTCAATACTCGATCCCTCTTTGTGATTGATTTTTTTGATATTCTGATGTTggattctttcttttcttttcctctgtGCAGGTTCCATGTTTCCATCTTTGGTCTTTGTATGGATCAGCATATTGTTTTGTGTACTTTGTTGATTCCCTGACACTCTCTGGAGTTTTCTTTTTTTCCAGTTGTAGCAAATGGCACCTGGAATCAGATAGATGTGCGTTAGATTTGTGAGAGATTTTAACTGACATTCAGATAATTTAATAAtcttcaagaaaagtgataaacggcgcgaaagtatcacttttctggaACGGGGCGAAAGTACCACTTTTCCTGGAAcgaggtgaaagtatcactttttctgaaacggcgcgaaagtactactttttctgaaacagggagaaagtatcattttttctgaaacggcgcgatagtatcactttttctgaaacgaaaTGAAAGTATTACTTTTTCTGAAACTGAGCGACAATAATTGCAGACAAACCCCATCTTCAGActcttcttcggtcggccctcccaccgTGGCAACGGTTGTAGTTATTTATTGgaccgaccgagcgaagcgagggagaaCCTTTATATGACCGTTTTTTTGTAAATAGtaagtgatcaattgacacaaaaagattggattttcTTTTTGGTAGTGTGCACCTGAAAAACCAAAAATGCCCCTCCCTTTTTGTCCAATTAATATGACTtcttatgtatcctattttttaggggtataattggaaagcaaactttaatataacatatctaaaaatccgtgccttggacttttacaaattttatctcgttggaaaggttatcAAAAAATCTACGCATAcacacaacaatatcaaatttagagcttttacgaaaaattcggaggtatttatcattttatgcacaattttagaaaattaaatgtgtatccattatgcaaatcaccacaaaagatacataatactttatataGCCATATTTTGATTTATGCATCAGCTAatttttccgttgcaactaatgtaacgatgtactccctctgtttcaagaaaaacggagcgaaagtatcattttttctgaaacagagtgAAAgtgtcacttttcctgaaacagagtGAAAGtgtcattttttctgaaacagagtgAAAGTGTCATTTTTCCTGAAAcagggtgaaagtatcacttttccagaaactgagagaaagtattactttttctgaaacaacgcgaaagtatcactttttctgaaacagaacgaCAGTGGTCGCTGACGAACCCCATCTCCATATTCTCTTTCGATCGACCCTCCCACAGTGGCAACGGTTCTACTAATATATGGAATTCTTACTGTACTAGTTTTTTAAATCTTTTTTGCTTGAGAAGTTGATACCTGGGTCTACTCTAGGTGGTTCATGCATGATAACAAAATTTTGCCAGTTCAACCTCAAAAAAGAATGTTAGACATAAAAAAACAATCCTGTTATATGGGCGGCAGATTTTATTAGAGTGCGGCGGGTaataggacaaaaaaggtcattacaTGGTAttttgaagtgccccttatccaaaaaacttaaaatgactaattaacccttacatagtttagtaTTGATAATCTAGCTTAGTATTAATGATTAATTTTCACTTCAATTAactctaaatcaaaacaaaatcagattttttagGGTTAaatattttttccattttcagagctaattacggttagAATTTTGCTCGCAACCAACCGTAAATCTTAGTTACGGtacgtaaaagatgaactaccaaccgtaattgGATAAATTTGGGGggaaacccaatcgtaaaaccagttacggttggtaaccaaatgttCGAGACGAACCGTagcttagttacggttcgtaaactaaaatggttaccaaccgtaagagTATTTATGGTTCATCTCGAATTTTAGTTATGAACCGTAATTGGTGACTTTTCTGAACTCTGAGTTCCAGGGTTATTTACGGTTCGTAATTCTGGTATCGACATCAACCGTAAGTTCACTTACGGTTGAAAAAAAAACGtgactgaagaaaattctcagatataagaacatacggttagtaatagttcaattaccaatcGTAACAACATCAGaatctccagttacggttcgtaattgagttaaaatcaaccgtaacttacataaacccagaaatttcaattttcatcaaaaatcctaatttttgatagaaattaaacttaaatcgaacaaaataaaccaaatcgcaACTGagtttttcaaaacatacctcataaaagtcattacactacatttggttaattttcgaatcgtcgattaatcgaagacgatgaaattttgagttttaatggaggttacggttgatggaaggaggagaagagaagaagaaagaaaacagattttcaatttagctttgatttaggttaaaaaatggggagggtaatctagacaatttacaccccctataagacatcccctaaccaactagagggatattattatcacactgccgcccctctGATAAAACCTGCCGCCCCTATAGcaggattgaaaaaaaaaaactcaaatgagTATTTTCACGTATTAATCAACGGAAAATATGCTCCCTTTTAACACTCAAAAGAACACATCCACTGGGCCATGGCCAAAGCCGACTTCCCATTAGAAAGCAACCACATAACCGAACTTGTTAAAACAGGTCGGCGCCGGCGTCGGATACATACAGTTACCCTGAAACCAAACCTTTTTCTTTATACCCTAAAACCCGAACTCGTTAAACAGCAAAAAGAATTTTCAACGAAACATATAAAAAATAGGTTCTATCAAGGAACACATAAAGAGTAAAATGCCATTACTAGTTACACAAAATGATTGCATTGATGAAATAAACCAACCACATCAGTATACACAAATTAGAACCCCTGACTTTCAAACTGGTTCAGAACAATTGTACACTAACAAGAAATGAAGGAGCATGGGCATGGCACAAGATTCAAGTACTCTATCACATCTCCGCTTTTCAATTACTTACCAAAATGTTTCGTCCCAAAACATGTGACGAGAAACAAATGCACATTCACAAAACTCAATCAGGTACCTAGAATCAGATCATCATCCTCAGTTGGATCTTAAGAATTTTTTGGAGATATCTGATTTTACTTTACAACCTAAGGAAAGAGCTTTGTGTGCTATACCGtcaatttcttcttccttcttctcgtATACAAAGAAAGCTGTGAAAGCAAATAGAACTCCTGCATTTTATTTAAGAAAAGTTTAGTCGGCTGttcaagaaaccctaaaatttgtgaGCTCTATTGTCAATGGATGAGTGTTAACGTTGTCGTTTTGTTTGCTTGCTTGTAAGATAGGTGACAAAGTACTCATAGAATAGCAGTATGCTGAACAAACTCAGAGATTTAAAATATAAACTTCACCAATCCATACATGTGCAATCCTCAATATGATGAATGCTagagaaacaaaacaaaacaaaacaaaacaaaacaaaacaaagagaTGGTCACTGACCTACTAAGTATATGCACTGAATTGATTTTGATCCAAGGAAGCTCAAGAATAACAGAGACGAAAAAACCTGTTTATGTCAAAAGTGCATAAGAGTGTATTAGATAAATAAAAGCAGTTCATCTAACACGGTCAACAAGATCCCACCATGTGATTTTGGCCAAACTTTAACCATTCTGGTAGGACTATGAAGTTGACCATTAAATTCAGAATATATAAAGTACACGTAAATGCTGGAATACCTTAACAAATAGGGTCCAGTCCTTCCCCTTGCAAAGTGATTGTAAAGTATTGGCGATTGAGTTCCAAATGGACCCAACAAACAGAGCATTCCGGTGACACCTTTCCTCGGAAAAGTGGAAACTCGATGAAGGGATTTTCTCAATTGAATAGCCAAATctgtaaaaaaatgaaaaacatatTTTCAGAGATGAAAAAAATATGGGGTATGTCATCTTCATTATATGCCTAGAGGCCGGTAAAAAGGAGGTCCGGAAAACTGGGTCGAAAGATGAACATGTAAATTTCGCAAAGTTACTATAGAGAAGATGTATATAGTAGACGTGGGCCttactatcaaaaaaaaaaaagacgtggGCCTTACAATTTAGAAGGTAGAAAGCCATGGACAAACAAGAAGAATGTTGTCACCATAAGAAGCTTTGAAGCAGCGGTAATGATGGTATACTCAGTTGCAACAAAGTAATAGTAGAAAGCAATCAGGACAATCAGTGCACTGATTGTCTGCTTTCGATCCCTCCATAGAAGTGTGTCAGCAGCTGCAAAATCGCAATAGCAGAAATTAATGAATCATCATAAATTTATTCTATTGAAAGTGTGTACACGTCATTTTTCTTTGCACTTCTTTGTGTAGATTCAGCAAGTAGCTCACAAAACTAGGAGTCATTATGGACGATAGCGTATACTAATGATTTGAAGGTAGATAAGGATACACCAGCAGTCAAAGGGTATGATAACTGGACATGCACAGAAAGCGAGAAATCTCCAGACATCAACTTCAaatggaaaaagaaaatgaaaacaataaaGGAATGGGTTCATACCCTTTCCACTTCCGAGTAACAAATAAGATTTGGATGGTCCTTCTCTCTTTGTTAAATCAGCTCTTAAGTGTGAGTATGAGTCAATTGTTCTCTTCAGGCCCTCCTACATTCATCAGTCAAAACATTGAAGTAAGCAATGGACTGATCAGCTAAACCACATCTTGTGCAACTCTATTGACCAACTCCAAAAGAGCACACTCAACGACTACCAGGTCAAAAGTAGCATGTGTAAAAGTTCATGTGAAAAAAATCAAGGAACAGAATGTTAGGAACGCTTTTAGAGACATACCTGAAGTGAGACAATGGGTGTATAAAAGATCCGGTCCTTGGCTTTCGAACAACTGAAAGTTCTGTTGCATGTGAGCAGACTAATCCTTGAAGGTGTCAGTTGTGGAACAGGCATCCCGTAGGGCCCTAACACCTTATACATCAAAGCTACCAACTGCGCTATCGGCTTCATGACAGGGGCTGGAATCTTGATACTTGGTCTGTTAGGGTAAAAAAATTATACATAGAAGCTAATAATATGGAAATAATTACTTAAGTAAATCCTTCCATTCTTTATTTCAAGAAAGCTTTAGCTCAATAAGTAACTCAAGGTGTACCTCTCGTAGCCAAGACCATCAAGGATAACTGCGACAAACTCCCAAAACTTCATTGGTTCCATATTGGTGATAAAGTAGGCCTGCAAGCAAGCATCAGAGTTTAAAAATTTATATCCTAGAACATGGACTGACCAGCGAAGTACTTAAATGGATTTGATGATTAATTCAGAAAACATACGTAATTTCCCAACTCTGGATACACTGTGATAAGTTATAAATGAGATGTACTACGTTAAACTATCTAGTGCTTTATCTTTGTGCACATTGACAGCTGACCCTCCCAGTTCTTAAATATATCCACTGCAAATATTAGTACCTGACCAGCAGCTCTTTCCGCAATTTCCCCTCCTGAGGATAGAGCTTTCTCAGCACATATATGGGCATGAGCCACGTTTTCAACATACGTGAAATCATAGAGGTTATTGCCATCACCAATGATGAActgataaaaaaatttaaaaaccaaAAGAGATAAAGAGTTATGTTCTATAAGAGAAAGCAGATATTCCAAAAGAGTTAAACTTTAGGTGATGCAAGTCAAGGGTAAGATTATCTGACTGAAACTGAGGTTTGTAAGCAAATATGCTACCGTGCCATTTGATGTATCCTTACTTTAGACTTTCCGGCTCTTGCAGCAGTAACTAAAGATGGAACCAACAGCCTATCACCAGGACCAAAAATGCTACTAGGGCGTATGCAGCATGTTAGGAGCCCATTTTCACCGTTTGCCTTTAAAGCCAACATCTCTCCTTCAGTTTTAGTTGCTGAATAGGAATCATTGTGCTGAAAAACAAGTAAAAATCTGATTGAATAAAAAGAGTGCGAGTTGTACGATACAATTAAAATTGTAAAACATCCAACATCAGTCTAAAAATATTTTTCATAAGATGACTCAGCACGAGAATATCTTGCACATATATCTATCAGCACAAAACCAGGCGTAGACGGTATAAAATGCACAGCTTATATGTGGAAAACCTTAGATGGGTAGGGCATTGATTCATCTGCATTATCTGTACCATGAACCCCATCAAAGACGACACTAGGAGAGCTAGTATGGATGAGTCTCTTCACTTTGCACTCAACACAGGCATCAATAACGTTCTTGGTTCCTGAAATCCCATTTGAAgcaaataagaaaacaaacatcGAAAAATGAACTTTTGAAGCATTTACTACTAAAGTCCTAGGTTTGCGCATGAAAGCACCACTCTTTACCTTCTACATTGACTGCGTAATGCAGCTTGTGATTGTTGATCGATGAATCTGGAGCAGCCATGTGGAAAACAACCTCTGCCCCTTCCAAGGCTGCAGAAACAAACAGTATGGCTCGGAAGATTACATATAAAGGAGAAGGTTCTACGGGAGCCAATATGGTAATGTCTTATCACTGCTGTAGATACATAAATTTTTCATATGACCTCAACAATAAAAAAACCACTTAATTTTCAATAGATAGCCAGTAAATACAAATCAACCTCACTTAATTTTCAATAGATAGCCAGTAAATACAAATCAACCAGCTTAATGAACTCATAATCATTTATATAGAGAATATCAATGACCTTTAATCACTTGGGCTTTGTCTCGAAGATCCGCAGAGACATACTGAGCACGGCCTGATCGAAGAGCTTCACCAAGAACTCCTTCTTCCTCATATGGCTCAAGCTTAATTTCGGACCCTAAATCGGCAACTCTAACCAACCATTCCCGTGATTCAATGAGCATTGTCACCAAATGACGGGCCGCAAAACCCCTCCCACCTGTCACAACACAATATCTCTCCACCCCAACCATCTTGTATTTAATCCTTCTTCCACTCTGCAAAATCATAACGAAACTATTttcaaaaaacaagaaaaacataaCAGAAGAAAAAGAACTGAACAaagatttaaaaagaaaatatctGAACTTCGAAAAATGGTGTCCACTTGAAACTATTTTCAGAATTCAAAATAAACGACCACATAACTGAAATGGCTACAACTAACATGCAGACTCCCTGCACTCCCAACCATCGAACTAATTAAGTTCCAAGGCAAACCTATCAAGTAACCTACATATATCTCATGAACTAACACCACATTGTGATAGTATTTTAAAGTTCTGTTTTTGATGTTTCAAATCACAATAAGAGATGGTCTTTCGAAACTTCAAAGTTTCACCTAGGATCACCACTAAACACATCAAATGCTTTAAGCATACTAGTCTAGATGCACGCACGCGCGGTGCACCTGCCGTTCCATTCAAAACTGTTATGTAAGATGTCCCTTAAACCACTTAAAAACTGTCAAAACTCGATAATGAAACAATCACATACACATGCAAACTGTCAAAGTTCACTGGAATATCAAATGTACACTTTCCATGTAACTCAGCTATCAAGTAGGCACACACTTTTCATGGTTCCTATTACTTCAGGGACATTTCAGACTAGATCAAAATGTTAAGATTAAGGTCATCATAGATCGAAATGCACATCATAGAGAGAGAACCCTCGCGCTGGCGGAAAGAGTTTCTCCATCCCGTGTTAACTCAATAGCTATATGTGGAATGTGGTGGTGAAGTTACGGGTCTCAATAGTTGAACAGCAATTTAAGGCAGATTtaaagggattttttttttatttgaatctgAAAAAAACTGTAATAATTAGACAATGCAGTGCTGATGAACCATTCGAAATGCAAACACATCCTCAACATGTATGTCAGTGGCCTCATATAGCTTCATCAACAGACAACAGTCATTTCACTTGTTGGAGACAGACTTATGTATAAACTTTTGCCAAGCTAAAATCAGTCAGTTACAATGAGTCAATGATGCTGTTTGAACACATCAGCAGAAAGTATTTTACTATTTTCTAGTGGAATCGCACGCGCTGCATACCTTAATTCTGCAATACTATTTACCGGTAAGATATTTGTTTAATCGCAAAAAAATGACCACACAATTCCCTCTGATCACATATGTGAACTGGAGGACCTATCTAGTAATTAGTGAACCACCTCCAAGCACAAAATACATGCAAACTAAATCATACTTCCAACACTAATTGCAGTACTGAATCCTAAAGTCTCTCTCTTGGGATAGTCTGCTAGAAGTTGTAGATGTCGAAGTTATAGAACTCTCACTATTTCCTCGAATTGACACTCATTTCttctattttctatttttgtcacaaaaagtgCTTTCTCTTATATTGTAAGAAAGTCCCAACCAAAACATTAAAATTTCTGACCTTAATGCTGTTTTGTGGTTGGCCTTAAAATTTCTTATATGGTTGAACTTATATGGCCATAATTTTCAACTGTGGATCAAGTACCTAAGCAAAAGCATAATTTTTTGCTACTGTATATGAGTTCCCATCAAACGGAAATGAAACTCATTATATTAAATTTCTAATCAACGCACATACTGCATGCAAATGAAACTCATTATTAACTACTTTCAATATTCTTTGACACATTTCATCAAACAAAGCACCATGGAAATCCTTTACAAATTTACCTGATTTAATTTAGTTTCCAACTGTGAGGTACTAACAGTTATCTATTCAccagaagaagaatatttttgggAAACTTAAGCAGAACATCCTGAATTCAATAGATTAGATCAAATATACTGGAACAAATACATTAATTAAAACtgataaaaaaacaacaactctAATTTACTTACCAAAAGATGGTTTCTACAAACTGCTTTTGAAGATAATAATTGATGTAGAGTTAGGGCCGGGTAAATCGAAATCTCAGGTGGAAAGTTAATAAATCTACAATCGAAGTAATGGGTTCATATACAAATCATGAttttaatttggggaagaacactgTGATTTTATATGAGGGTGGTCTGAAGTTGCAGGCATTCTGGAGAAAACACTATATGTGGAGGGGCAGCTTAGTAAAGATGAGACTTCATATAAAGATCCAAA
The nucleotide sequence above comes from Papaver somniferum cultivar HN1 chromosome 8, ASM357369v1, whole genome shotgun sequence. Encoded proteins:
- the LOC113301315 gene encoding 3beta-hydroxysteroid-dehydrogenase/decarboxylase-like yields the protein MVGVERYCVVTGGRGFAARHLVTMLIESREWLVRVADLGSEIKLEPYEEEGVLGEALRSGRAQYVSADLRDKAQVIKALEGAEVVFHMAAPDSSINNHKLHYAVNVEGTKNVIDACVECKVKRLIHTSSPSVVFDGVHGTDNADESMPYPSKHNDSYSATKTEGEMLALKANGENGLLTCCIRPSSIFGPGDRLLVPSLVTAARAGKSKFIIGDGNNLYDFTYVENVAHAHICAEKALSSGGEIAERAAGQAYFITNMEPMKFWEFVAVILDGLGYERPSIKIPAPVMKPIAQLVALMYKVLGPYGMPVPQLTPSRISLLTCNRTFSCSKAKDRIFYTPIVSLQEGLKRTIDSYSHLRADLTKREGPSKSYLLLGSGKAADTLLWRDRKQTISALIVLIAFYYYFVATEYTIITAASKLLMVTTFFLFVHGFLPSKLFGYSIEKIPSSSFHFSEERCHRNALFVGSIWNSIANTLQSLCKGKDWTLFVKVFSSLLFLSFLGSKSIQCIYLVGVLFAFTAFFVYEKKEEEIDGIAHKALSLGCKVKSDISKKFLRSN